Proteins from a genomic interval of Neisseria arctica:
- the argC gene encoding N-acetyl-gamma-glutamyl-phosphate reductase produces MANHIKIGIVGATGYTGVELLRLLASHPKAEVTAVTSRSEAGIAISDYFPSLRGTYDLKFLLPEEASLEQCDVVFFATPHGVAMRDAPALLERGVKVIDLSADFRLKDIPTWEQWYGMPFTAADTLKEAVYGLCELNREQIQHARLVANPGCYPTCVSLPLIPLLKNHLINTDMPLIADCKSGVSGAGRKASIGTLFCEAADNFKAYGVTGHRHLPEIKQTISTLQNGAEKGFVFVPHLTPLIRGMQATQYIYLNDDVDPYSILRDFYHNSPFIDIMPPGSSPETRTVRGANVCRISIQKAPESDLWIILSVIDNLVKGAAGQAIQNMNIMFNFPETFGLDLPPLLP; encoded by the coding sequence ATGGCCAACCATATTAAAATAGGTATTGTAGGCGCTACCGGCTATACAGGAGTTGAGTTACTCCGCCTACTCGCCTCTCATCCCAAAGCCGAAGTAACAGCCGTAACCAGCCGCAGTGAAGCCGGGATAGCGATTTCTGACTACTTCCCCAGCCTACGCGGAACCTACGATCTAAAATTTCTTTTACCAGAAGAGGCATCTTTAGAACAATGCGACGTAGTTTTCTTCGCCACACCCCATGGCGTAGCTATGCGAGATGCCCCTGCACTACTAGAGCGAGGAGTAAAAGTAATTGATTTATCAGCTGACTTTAGGCTAAAAGATATCCCCACATGGGAACAATGGTACGGAATGCCCTTCACCGCAGCTGATACGCTAAAAGAAGCTGTTTACGGCTTATGCGAACTTAATCGCGAGCAAATCCAACATGCCCGGCTAGTTGCCAATCCGGGCTGCTATCCTACCTGTGTTTCACTCCCCTTGATTCCTCTACTGAAAAACCACCTGATCAATACAGATATGCCTTTAATTGCAGATTGTAAGTCAGGCGTATCAGGAGCAGGCCGTAAAGCAAGCATCGGTACTTTATTCTGTGAAGCAGCAGATAATTTCAAAGCCTATGGTGTTACTGGCCATCGCCACCTACCGGAAATAAAACAAACTATCAGCACCCTGCAAAACGGAGCAGAAAAAGGCTTTGTATTTGTTCCTCATCTCACACCATTAATTAGAGGTATGCAGGCTACCCAATATATCTACTTAAATGATGATGTCGATCCTTATTCGATATTACGTGATTTTTATCACAACAGCCCATTCATTGATATTATGCCGCCAGGTAGCAGCCCCGAAACACGCACAGTTCGAGGAGCCAACGTATGCCGTATTAGCATTCAAAAAGCTCCCGAAAGTGATCTATGGATCATCCTGTCTGTCATTGATAACTTGGTCAAAGGAGCAGCAGGCCAAGCCATACAAAATATGAACATCATGTTTAACTTTCCAGAAACCTTTGGCTTAGACCTGCCGCCTTTATTGCCATAA